Proteins from a genomic interval of bacterium:
- a CDS encoding MarC family protein, which yields MKFLTALDFDFAFVAFSSLFSIINPISTAPIFVSMTEGGIDRKRTAWRTSISAGITLALFAAMGGAIFAFFGITVPAFQIAGGILFTLMSVQTLMDGKPEVPEDTEGADPSIVPLGIPMIAGPGAISTVMVLVGQAQSGFRLFALATAILLNIILTLVILLASPWIVRRLGLTGQKITAKIMGLITLVIGVQFVINGSVSVFTEILKAARS from the coding sequence TTCCCTCTTTTCTATCATCAATCCGATTTCAACCGCTCCGATTTTCGTTTCGATGACGGAAGGAGGAATCGACAGAAAAAGGACGGCCTGGCGCACCTCGATCTCTGCCGGCATCACCCTGGCGCTTTTTGCGGCCATGGGAGGGGCGATCTTCGCATTTTTCGGGATCACTGTGCCGGCTTTTCAAATTGCTGGTGGTATTCTCTTCACGCTGATGTCCGTGCAAACCCTGATGGACGGAAAACCCGAAGTGCCGGAAGATACTGAGGGCGCTGATCCTTCGATTGTGCCGCTGGGAATTCCCATGATTGCAGGGCCGGGAGCGATCTCGACTGTGATGGTTCTTGTGGGACAGGCGCAGAGTGGTTTCCGTTTGTTTGCTCTCGCAACGGCAATTCTTTTGAATATCATCCTGACACTCGTGATCCTGTTGGCCTCTCCCTGGATTGTGAGACGACTCGGCCTGACCGGGCAAAAGATCACTGCCAAGATCATGGGATTGATCACACTGGTAATCGGTGTTCAGTTTGTAATCAATGGATCGGTTTCCGTGTTTACGGAAATCCTCAAAGCAGCGCGCAGCTGA